A single Aspergillus puulaauensis MK2 DNA, chromosome 7, nearly complete sequence DNA region contains:
- a CDS encoding uncharacterized protein (COG:S;~EggNog:ENOG410Q1G1;~TransMembrane:1 (o333-350i)) → MTPIEEIIPLYLADRISLDSAIQSASQIPRTPLLLTALKESRSLPRSIDTDPTTPTPDLPSPSQDKLLQLIRALDSRARAQDRDSGIALDDLISTPGYGSEAEEQYNALHVFTNEAVRDFAACFLHSGYGYGSVPSPTSARRQSHGQTRRSIRSSLFRARSETRYLDSDVNADVDADVDTFADEHADPSTDVPISSGPASGSGLGHRRRRSSGVEKHLYNLVSFLAFLTKEKLLLYPNVGERVVVEMVSETLYHPPSHSHLHSHSHSNSQSQPRSWNPNRNRNRNRSHTVPQDVGSDSKGKGKGNGREETVAVAVSHEPWFGFVSATGPGNEVSVTAVALWLIIMGEELYQRARMERRERRARLKSTSKGVAEGEGEEGGDVWTRLSEVVGREWKTWTSRLQFLSLREDMGISAREHAAEAAAVMRRVYDYE, encoded by the exons atgacTCCAATCGAAGAAATAATCCCGCTTTATCTGGCAGACAGGATCTCCCTCGACTCCGCCATCCAATCCG CATCCCAAATACCCAGaacacccctcctcctcacagcCCTAAAAGAAAGCAGATCCCTCCCACGCTCAATAGACACAgacccaacaacaccaacacccgacctcccctccccatcgCAAGAcaaactcctccagctcatccgGGCCCTCGATTCCCGCGCGCGCGCCCAAGACCGCGATAGCGGGATTGCACTGGATGATTTGATTAGCACTCCCGGATATGGCTCGGAGGCCGAGGAACAGTATAATGCGCTGCATGTATTCACGAACGAGGCGGTCCGAGACTTTGCGGCTTGTTTCTTGCATTCTGGCTATGGCTATGGCTCTGTTCCGTCACCAACATCTGCGCGTAGGCAGAGCCATGGCCAGACCAGACGATCTATCCGGTCTTCGCTATTCCGGGCGCGGAGCGAGACGAGATATCTAGATTCCGATGTAAACGCCGATGTTGATGCCGATGTTGATACCTTCGCCGACGAACACGCAGACCCAAGCACCGATGTACCAATATCCTCCGGTCCAGCTTCAGGCTCAGGTCTaggccaccgccgccgcagaagcagCGGGGTAGAGAAGCATTTGTACAACCTCGTCTCATTCCTGGCGTTCCTGACGAAAGAGAAACTCCTCTTGTATCCTAATGTCGGGGAGCgcgtggttgttgagatggtTTCTGAGACGTTGTATCACCCGCCATCGCATTCGCATTTGCATTCACATTCACATTCAAACtcgcagtcgcagccacGGTCTTGGAATCCCAACCGGAACCGGAACCGGAACCGATCGCATACTGTTCCACAAGACGTGGGTTCCGATTCAaaggggaaagggaaagggaacGGAAGGGAAGAGActgtggctgttgctgtgagCCACGAGCCGTGGTTCGGGTTTGTTTCGGCGACTGGGCCGGGGAATGAAGTGAGCGTTACGGCTGTTGCGCTGTGGTTGATTATCATGGGGGAGGAGCTGTATCAGCGGGCgcggatggagaggagggagcgGAGGGCGAGGCTTAAATCCACGTCTAAGGGGGTggctgagggagagggagaagaaggaggagatgtGTGGACGCGGCTGAGTGAGGTTGTTGGGCGGGAGTGGAAGACGTGGACGAGCAGGCTGCAGTTTCTATCGTTGCGTGAGGACATGGGCATTTCGGCGCGCGAGCACGCAGCAGAGGCAGCGGCTGTTATGAGGAGGGTTTATGATTATGAATAG
- a CDS encoding transcription factor domain-containing protein (COG:S;~EggNog:ENOG410PKQA;~InterPro:IPR007219;~PFAM:PF04082;~go_function: GO:0003677 - DNA binding [Evidence IEA];~go_function: GO:0008270 - zinc ion binding [Evidence IEA];~go_process: GO:0006351 - transcription, DNA-templated [Evidence IEA]) encodes MPDAMLDAYFARLHGKPFFILDEASTRQRHQNGQLPVYLSMAIYALTLRYTTVNPPPGSLEYARQARRMIDIDQPSIENLQTLLLLSQTFYAYGCGKKAYMTLGNAVSMVLALDLYRELPPSHPALPQEREMRRRLFWSVYVMDRFLACGSKRPCLIADHSIVVRLPASHSSGADPGDLFNPVGPNIPYSSDRRKTAGSCSALLVDISRILGVTHRYLAAGGVKGDSHFPWHALSNLSKIRQELDLWAAGTHDLFASIEALFGHPESTLLLLSKLIYHLVHCLLYRPFLPIDLAELRGSGQHQSWQIEATTLCFSHANAIAELVELARHAPRIEWPDLVAYCLTVAGTVHIHGVHYHGRRDGEVFASSPDFLTREMHQLAWLRQSWTGVQHHRDLLTTLSACHADLVRTLAARPVRFAPVFHLEDFLDRYPGIVVDGSHVRLVDDEQIDLDPQLLYAPTLPSQPNDITHNSHARHPSTSPTSLSFSPSSTWPDIPTDPELLNQPAGAGPPNLFSPSLSTATHIHLSQTQSQPQPQTQSQIQYATFPFESTPVPVESPDSQPSSGAGAGQNTGAAAAAANEEKDPFLSLLEQIAENEHSQGGPSELDFFLEGLDEKA; translated from the exons ATGCCGGATGCGATGCTGGATGCGTATTTTGCGCGGCTGCATGGGAAGCCGTTTTTTATTCTGGATGAGGCGTCAACCCGCCAGCGCCACCAGAATGGCCAGTTGCCGGTGTATTTGTCCATGGCTATTTATGCTTTGACCCTACG GTATACGACGGTGAATCCCCCGCCGGGGAGTTTGGAGTACGCCCGCCAGGCCCGGCGGATGATCGATATCGACCAGCCCTCGATCGAGAATCTCcagacgctgctgctgctgtcgcaGACATTCTATGCGTACGGCTGTGGGAAAAAGGCCTACATGACTCTAG GAAACGCGGTATCGATGGTGCTCGCTCTGGATCTGTATCGCGAACTGCCACCCTCCCATCCAGCGCTCCCGCAGGAACGCGAGATGCGCCGTCGCCTCTTTTGGTCTGTCTACGTGATGGATAGGTTTCTGGCCTGCGGGTCGAAGCGTCCGTGTCTTATCGCCGACCACTCCATCGTTGTACGCCTGCCGGCGTCTCACTCTTCCGGTGCTGACCCTGGGGATTTGTTTAACCCGGTCGGCCCCAATATCCCGTACTCGTCGGACCGCCGCAAAACCGCGGGGTCTTGTTCCGCGCTTCTCGTTGATATATCGCGGATCCTCGGCGTCACGCACCGCTATCTCGCCGCGGGAGGCGTCAAAGGCGACTCGCACTTCCCATGGCAcgccctctccaacctctccaAGATCCGACAGGAACTTGATCTTTGGGCTGCCGGTACGCATGACCTCTTTGCGTCCATAGAGGCCCTCTTCGGCCATCCAGAAagcaccctcctcctcctctcaaAGCTCATCTACCACCTCGTCCACTGCCTCCTCTAccgcccattcctcccaaTAGACCTCGCCGAGCTCCGCGGCTCAGGCCAGCACCAGAGCTGGCAAATCGAAGCTACAACCTTGTGCTTCTCGCACGCCAATGCCATCGCCGAGCTCGTCGAGCTAGCTCGGCATGCACCGCGCATTGAGTGGCCAGACCTCGTGGCCTACTGTCTTACCGTCGCAGGCACAGTACACATCCACGGTGTGCATTACCACGGCCGCCGCGACGGGGAGGTCTTTGCATCCAGTCCGGACTTTTTGACGAGAGAAATGCACCAGCTTGCGTGGCTGCGGCAGTCGTGGACGGGTGTACAACATCATCGTGATCTCCTCACTACACTATCCGCCTGCCATGCGGATCTTGTTCGAACCCTTGCAGCACGACCAGTGAGGTTCGCGCCGGTCTTCCATCTGGAGGACTTTCTCGATCGGTATCCCGGTATTGTTGTCGATGGGAGCCATGTCCggcttgttgatgatgagca AATCGACCTCGACCCCCAACTCCTCTACGCGCCGACGCTCCCCTCTCAACCAAACGACATCACGCACAACTCTCACGCACGCCACCCATCTACCTCCCCAACTtcgctctccttctctccatcttcaacatggCCCGATATCCCCACGGACCCCGAACTACTCAACCAGCCCGCAGGGGCAGGGCCGCCAAACCTcttctccccatccctctCCACAGCAACACACATCCACCTCAGCCAAACACAgtcccaaccccaaccccaaacACAGTCTCAAATCCAATACGCAACATTCCCCTTCGAATCAACCCCCGTCCCCGTCGAGTCGCCAGACTCGCAGCCCTCGTCCGGTGCTGGCGCCGGACAAAATACAggagcggcggcggcggctgcgaatgaagaaaaagatcCGTTTCTGAGTCTGCTTGAGCAGATTGCCGAGAACGAGCATAGCCAGGGCGGGCCGAGTGAGTTGGATTTCTTTTTGGAGGGgctggatgagaaggcttga
- a CDS encoding uncharacterized protein (COG:E;~EggNog:ENOG410PKTF;~InterPro:IPR001381,IPR013785;~PFAM:PF01487;~go_function: GO:0003824 - catalytic activity [Evidence IEA];~go_function: GO:0003855 - 3-dehydroquinate dehydratase activity [Evidence IEA]), which translates to MMQTALHHQPVATTLRADSPLAASPTTLKGAPASATLPFPQAVPQEPSRAVVTVYGPGQEAIVQVVADILGKPWTAETSLATLGRGSSAVVVGIRASDLPRSLDGCDKSAFILVNLHCVDDGSFPEEALTELCDYEFLFSLRSPFFRRDLTRFLSLILGQTRPHEDLKTKTRTNFISTTFPDVHAALPNLDILSVGSDAVEIRVDLLVDPVPQDPQSPVPSLRYVGQQLMLLRQHTELPIIFTTRCTKENGKFPKDNPALFYRYLRRAIQWGVEYIDVELWLPEDIRRKLAEVKGNSVIMSAFHDFSGTWKWTSPEAPRIFAESAKYADIVKMIAMVDSVEANYELEYFRSTVKQTHGMYPLLSAVNMGQLGQLSRALNTVFSPITHPLLPMIAAPGQLTAAEINEALHIMGQLPKRDIYAIGSFRATPQSMFMEKCFNELSLPHTLTSIDRGPAGSIERVITQPSFGGAALHPPVSGSGSRLPAISDAARAIGLVDTIVVTSPGSLVGENATWKGIRATLTRDYVPSAYRGRAAIILSGTESEASASIFALRSLGVGAIYTVGFRATGPLADGLEPFTSIQSVKLVEQPFVIVSALPPEKSLLVQPLLRHYRSTGRASPPSTRGKVYLDLTRGERNGDPVGVAGLSGWTAYRIEDVNAWTTVETLRLLVGQNVPFDFVRMASGSYTHSYIS; encoded by the coding sequence ATGATGCAAACTgccctccatcatcaacccgTGGCTACCACCCTCAGAGCCGACTCGCCTCTTGCCGCCTCGCCGACAACGCTCAAGGGAGCCCCCGCCTCTGCtactcttcctttcccccAGGCTGTTCCGCAGGAGCCTTCTCGCGCTGTCGTTACGGTATACGGACCGGGCCAAGAGGCGATCGTTCAGGTGGTGGCGGACATTCTAGGGAAACCATGGACAGCAGAGACGTCACTCGCGACATTAGGACGGGGAAGTAGCGCGGTTGTAGTAGGGATCCGGGCGAGCGATCTCCCCCGGAGTCTTGATGGATGCGACAAATCAgccttcatcctcgtcaacctgcATTGCGTGGACGACGGGTCCTTCCCCGAGGAAGCACTGACGGAATTATGCGACTACGAGTTCCTGTTCTCACTGCGAAGTCCGTTCTTCCGACGCGATCTCACCCGGTTTCTCTCGTTGATTCTAGGCCAGACAAGGCCGCATGAGGACTTGAAGACAAAAACCCGCACCAATTTCATCTCAACGACTTTCCCTGATGTTCATGCCGCCCTGCCCAATCTGGATATTCTATCGGTGGGCTCCGACGCCGTTGAGATCCGCGTGGATCTGTTGGTGGACCCGGTGCCGCAGGACCCCCAGAGTCCGGTCCCCAGTTTGCGGTATGTAGGACAGcagttgatgctgctgcggcaGCATACGGAGTTGCCGATTATCTTTACGACGCGTTGCACGAAAGAGAATGGGAAGTTTCCTAAGGACAACCCGGCTTTGTTTTACCGGTATTTGAGGCGGGCAATTCAGTGGGGGGTGGAGTATATTGACGTGGAATTATGGCTACCAGAGGATATCCGGCGCAAGCTGGCAGAGGTGAAGGGAAACAGCGTGATCATGTCTGCGTTCCACGATTTCTCGGGGACCTGGAAGTGGACGTCTCCCGAGGCGCCGCGGATCTTTGCAGAGAGCGCCAAGTATGCGGATATTGTCAAGATGATTGCGATGGTGGATAGTGTGGAGGCCAACTACGAACTGGAGTACTTCCGGTCAACGGTGAAGCAGACACATGGGATGTATCCACTGTTGTCGGCCGTCAATATGGGACAGTTGGGACAGCTTTCGCGAGCGCTGAATACGGTGTTCTCACCTATTACGCATCCACTTCTACCTATGATCGCAGCTCCTGGCCAGCTGACAGCTGCGGAGATCAACGAAGCATTACATATTATGGGACAGCTGCCGAAGCGGGACATATACGCGATCGGCTCCTTCCGAGCGACGCCGCAGTCGATGTTTATGGAGAAATGCTTTAACGAGCTTAGCCTCCCGCACACGCTGACCTCCATCGACCGTGGACCAGCGGGCTCGATCGAGCGGGTAATTACACAGCCAAGTTTTGGTGGCGCGGCACTCCACCCGCCCGTCAGCGGCAGTGGCTCGCGGCTCCCGGCCATCAGCGACGCCGCGCGAGCAATCGGCCTCGTCGACACGATCGTGGTGACCAGTCCCGGATCCCTGGTTGGCGAGAACGCCACGTGGAAGGGTATCCGCGCGACGCTCACACGCGACTACGTCCCATCGGCATACCGTGGGCGTGCGGCCATTATCCTATCCGGCACAGAGAGCGAAGCTTCGGCGAGTATCTTCGCGCTGCGCAGTCTCGGCGTGGGCGCAATCTACACGGTCGGGTTTCGGGCGACAGGGCCCCTAGCGGACGGCCTGGAACCCTTTACATCTATCCAGTCGGTCAAGCTAGTCGAGCAGCCGTTTGTGATTGTATCGGCGCTGCCGCCAGAGAAGTCGCTGCTGGTGCAGCCGCTACTAAGGCACTATCGCAGTACAGGGCGGgcgtcgccgccgtcgaccCGGGGGAAAGTGTACCTGGACCTGACGCGGGGCGAACGCAATGGGGATCCGGTGGGGGTTGCAGGGCTGTCGGGGTGGACGGCGTACAGGATTGAGGACGTGAATGCGTGGACGACGGTGGAAacgctgcggctgctggtcGGGCAGAATGTGCCGTTTGATTTTGTGCGGATGGCGTCAGGGTCGTATACTCACTCGTATATTAGTTAG
- a CDS encoding dDENN domain protein (COG:T;~EggNog:ENOG410PH23;~InterPro:IPR001194,IPR005113,IPR005112,IPR037516, IPR004146,IPR043153,IPR002219;~PFAM:PF03456,PF03107,PF03455,PF02141;~TransMembrane:2 (o536-556i577-595o);~go_process: GO:0035556 - intracellular signal transduction [Evidence IEA]) — protein sequence MPFSTSSSSTTAETLTSPLADYFWIAGVDGSEVLETFRKLGEEYRTANATSPGPAVTDTIEEDADAEDAHDPRFDGLVSRSSSVIGPRSSYQRLSFRSEDSDPNANGSHSNRSSMTIKGGGGGGGGNGSLAIPQSPRASQFLGLEDFDFDKALVKFASERESFLSDLSLSAGAITPASRPRSRLRTQKITSDEPQQSGLLRSSIGSVRRHMSFRDMNSMKRQPSVARQASIRTSRRLSNYNSVIPVPQPLEISPAMHPLKRRFEPVLLDRYPPKGMSEDQKQRATFPDYVPMFAFPNDINIVSSDQRPRSTWHGFVMTSDNGSRLHAICAIVWIPLNNEAANQLEKCCEEWRKDNMTDEERELAASLGERLAQERAKLSRLLAQLPTVPSGSDSREQLEDEISAVEEKIGLMTDLLRPVRHGAASKIEGLTDGDTGFWIPRAYGILGREENMTGFWKEWLKAVIVPMTDNNVQRVPPASPRMGIWQPLERYVMNLCTEAFAPNTSKTQVELAVRELRLFARKEATNELPGARNTDIYALFRTLSLANIMILFEYALTESRIIFLSSHTSMLYLATRALVDLLFPIPWCGVLIPILPARLIQALEAPCPYIVGIERRYEKVELPSDDFVLVDLDQDLIESTVKPTPLPRHQRRKLQSLLQLAAPLHTRYGVPTGPPAYAVETFPYDAFIAENPSIYSSKAQSTNLSKYVSLNSNAFGQGAVPPNSTPPLIFNAFLHARNEQAASRGYSSKGSDRPGTASTFKPGSPPSPSGRDTSPISGHFPPLPTTPRNDSGMALQASLREKRSGHFDASSRRSSSFGMDMRQIPRRPSAPFLGHAPNLSVTTLNTDFQSTYAPSVYAQSTVAASTIVPQPVVQPIHNNDGTSWVEGHCLQLQPWDDKAICSVCDERADENMYRCAPCKTVVHNRCAHQICLVCPVAFQPEQVRAAFVRCFASLLYTYKKFLKPASGDKKKAGLTYSFDMDAFCKSLPGEHADYIGILSQTQGFNEFISDRERVNPKKKDPRITLFDEIVLSKRNRGRSSIFSGRSTTDFLSDTSNHLWRTASAASFAASRTQTNLSGDYTRVVTRAPAKLDSSLMKEPRMIHGAPRVSKTANNARRKPLPKLMNGLAISPP from the exons ATGcccttttccacctcctcctcgtccaccaccgccgagaCGTTGACCTCCCCGCTCGCAGATTACTTCTGGATAGCTGGTGTTGACGGCTCGGAGGTTCTGGAAACTTTTCGTAAGCTGGGGGAGGAATATCGAACTGCCAATGCCACTTCGCCCGGCCCCGCCGTGACAGATACAATTGAGGAAGATGCCGACGCCGAGGATGCTCACGACCCTCGCTTTGACGGGCTTGTCTCTCGAAGCTCCTCTGTTATTGGCCCTCGCAGTTCATACCAGCGTCTCTCGTTTCGCTCCGAAGACTCAGACCCCAATGCCAACGGCTCGCACAGTAACCGCAGCAGCATGACAATTaagggcggcggcggcggcggcggtggtaaTGGCAGTCTTGCTATCCCTCAGTCCCCCCGTGCTTCGCAGTTTCTTGGGCTGGAGGATTTCGATTTTGATAAAGCGTTGGTCAAGTTTGCCTCGGAGAGAGAGTCGTTTTTGTCGGACCTAAGTCTCAGCGCCGGTGCCATCACCCCCGCGTCGCGGCCTCGGTCCAGATTACGCACCCAAAAAATTACGTCCGATGAGCCGCAGCAGTCAGGATTGCTCCGGTCTAGCATTGGGAGCGTGCGGCGGCACATGTCTTTTCGTGATATGAACAGTATGAAGAGACAGCCGTCGGTTGCTCGCCAAG CGTCGATTCGGACTTCACGACGTCTAAGTAACTACAATTCCGTAATCCCAGTTCCCCAACCATTGGAGATCTCCCCTGCCATGCATCCTCTGAAACGAAGATTCGAACCCGTGCTCCTCGACCGATACCCCCCGAAAGGAATGTCCGAGGACCAGAAACAACGTGCCACCTTCCCCGACTACGTCCCCATGTTCGCATTCCCGAACGACATCAACATCGTTTCGTCGGATCAGAGGCCGCGGTCGACATGGCATGGTTTCGTGATGACTAGTGATAACGGCTCACGCCTGCATGCTATATGTGCCATTGTCTGGATCCCGTTGAATAATGAAGCGGCCAATCAGTTGGAGAAGTGCTGCGAGGAATGGCGCAAAGATAATATGACGGATGAGGAGCGAGAACTGGCAGCCAGTCTAGGGGAGCGGTTGGCCCAGGAGCGGGCCAAGCTCTCCAGGCTCCTGGCTCAACTTCCCACCGTACCATCCGGATCTGACTCGAGAGAACAACTGGAAGATGAAATCAGTGCAGTGGAGGAGAAAATTGGCTTGATGACCGATCTTCTGCGCCCGGTGCGTCATGGAGCGGCATCAAAGATCGAAGGGTTGACTGATGGAGACACTGGTTTCTGGATCCCTCGTGCCTATGGTATCCTGGGACGTGAAGAGAATATGACTGGTTTCTGGAAGGAATGGTTAAAGGCCGTCATTGTCCCGATGACTGATAACAACGTCCAACGTGTTCCCCCGGCCTCCCCTCGTATGGGCATTTGGCAACCACTGGAAAGATACGTGATGAACCTGTGTACGGAGGCCTTCGCCCCCAACACCTCCAAAACCCAGGTAGAATTAGCTGTGCGTGAACTACGACTTTTTGCTCGCAAGGAAGCCACCAATGAGCTGCCAGGGGCCCGAAACACGGATATATACGCCTTGTTCCGAACGCTCTCGCTTGCCAACATCATGATTCTTTTCGAGTATGCGCTCACCGAGTCACGCATCATCTTCCTGTCCTCCCACACGTCCATGTTATACCTTGCCACTCGGGCCTTGGTGGACCTTCTCTTCCCAATTCCCTGGTGCGGCGTGTTGATCCCTATCCTCCCCGCGCGACTGATTCAAGCTCTGGAAGCACCTTGTCCTTACATCGTTGGCATTGAACGACGCTATGAGAAGGTTGAACTTCCTTCAGACGACTTCGTCTTGGTTGACCTTGACCAGGACCTCATTGAGAGCACAGTGAAGCCAACTCCTCTCCCGCGGCACCAGCGCCGGAAGCTCCAATCGCTGCTCCAACTTGCTGCTCCCCTCCACACTCGATACGGAGTCCCCACCGGCCCTCCTGCTTATGCCGTTGAGACCTTCCCGTACGACGCTTTCATTGCCGAGAACCCTtccatctactcttccaAGGCGCAGTCGACCAACCTGTCAAAGTACGTCAGCCTCAACTCGAATGCCTTTGGTCAGGGTGCTGTCCCTCCGAACTCAACCCCGCCACTTATTTTCAACGCCTTCCTGCACGCACGTAATGAACAAGCGGCTTCAAGAGGTTATTCCTCCAAGGGCTCGGATCGCCCAGGGACCGCGTCGACTTTCAAGCCTGGATCCCCTCCCTCGCCGAGTGGTAGAGATACGTCGCCCATCTCCGGTCATTTCCCACCGCTGCCGACGACGCCGCGCAACGACTCAGGAATGGCTCTCCAAGCATCTCTGCGCGAGAAGCGCTCTGGTCACTTCGATGCCTCGTCTCGACGCAGCTCATCTTTTGGAATGGATATGCGCCAGATTCCGAGACGACCAAGTGCACCTTTCCTAGGACACGCGCCAAACCTGTCTGTGACCACGTTGAACACCGATTTCCAGTCTACGTATGCCCCGTCGGTTTATGCACAGTCCACAGTCGCAGCCTCAACTATCGTTCCTCAGCCCGTAGTCCAGCCAATCCACAACAACGATGGCACGTCCTGGGTGGAAGGACATTGCTTGCAGCTCCAGCCATGGGACGACAAGGCGATCTGCTCTGTCTGTGACGAACGAGCCGACGAGAACATGTATAGGTGTGCGCCTTGCAAAACGGTGGTGCACAACCGGTGTGCCCACCAGATCTGCTTGGTTTGCCCCGTTGCGTTTCAGCCGGAGCAAGTGCGAGCTGCGTTTGTCCGATGCTTCGCCAGCTTGTTATACACCTACAAGAAGTTTCTTAAGCCAGCAAGTggcgacaagaagaaggcaggTCTCACCTACAGCTTCGACATGGATGCGTTCTGCAAGAGCTTGCCGGGTGAGCATGCTGACTACATTGGCATTTTATCCCAGACTCAGG GTTTCAACGAGTTTATCAGTGACCGGGAAAGGGTAAACCCCAAAAAGAAGGATCCAAGGATAACGCTCTTCGATGAAATCGTCCTCTCAAAGCGAAACAGGGGCCGGTCATCAATATTTTCTGGAAGATCCACCACCGACTTCCTCTCCGACACGTCGAATCATCTTTGGAGAACAGCAAGTGCCGCCTCGTTTGCTGCCAGCAGGACGCAGACAAATCTTTCCGGGGACTACACCCGCGTTGTCACACGAG CACCCGCAAAACTTGATAGCAGTCTCATGAAAGAGCCCCGCATGATTCACGGAGCTCCCCGGGTGTCAAAGACAGCGAACAACGCACGACGGAAGCCCCTCCCTAAGCTGATGAATGGGCTCGCGATCTCACCTCCGTAA
- a CDS encoding HAD family hydrolase (COG:S;~EggNog:ENOG410PNA3;~InterPro:IPR041492,IPR006439,IPR023198,IPR036412, IPR023214;~PFAM:PF00702,PF13242,PF12710,PF13419;~go_function: GO:0016787 - hydrolase activity [Evidence IEA]): protein MPTPTPKLIIFDFDGTLFDSHAAITTSVQLTFNSLLPSYNPPLADLNRLISIGAPPEVTFKALQPQPGTDKLPDGNPTPVGFDENTWVHEYRSIYATHGQPLTKPYPGAREVLTTLRERGFKLAIISNKAVAAVKTALEAHGLDGIVDEELIVGEPMFGGKRKPDPAGYTDVLVPRLGREFEEGEVLMVGDTVTDVLFARNIGARVCWCRFGQGDAEECEREKPEFEIERLADVIGVVDALEDSI from the coding sequence ATGCCCACCCCAACCCCCAAACTCATAATCTTCGATTTCGACGGAACCCTCTTCGACTCCCACGCCGCAATCACCACCTCCGTGCAACTCACCTTCAACTCCCTGCTCCCCTCATACAACCCCCCACTAGCCGACCTCAACAGACTAATTTCCATCGGCGCCCCGCCCGAAGTCACAttcaaagccctgcagccacAACCAGGCACAGACAAACTGCCAGACGGGAATCCCACCCCCGTCGGCTTCGACGAGAATACATGGGTGCATGAATACCGCTCCATCTACGCAACCCACGGACAGCCGCTGACGAAGCCGTACCCCGGAGCGCGCGAGGTGCTGACGACCCTGCGAGAGCGCGGGTTCAAACTCGCGATTATAAGCAACAAGGCTGTTGCGGCGGTGAAGACGGCGCTGGAGGCGCATGGGCTGGACGGGATTGTGGATGAGGAGTTGATTGTCGGGGAGCCGATGTTtggggggaagaggaagccggATCCGGCGGGGTATACGGATGTTTTGGTTCCGAGGCTGGGTAGAGAGTTTGAAGAGGGGGAGGTGTTGATGGTTGGGGATACGGTGACGGATGTGTTGTTTGCGAGGAACATTGGGGCGAGGGTTTGCTGGTGTCGGTTTGGGCAGGGCGATGCGGAGGAGTGTGAGAGGGAGAAGCCGGAGTTTGAGATTGAGCGGTTGGCGGATGTGATTGGGGTGGTGGATGCTCTGGAAGACTCGATATAA